A genomic region of Raphanus sativus cultivar WK10039 chromosome 6, ASM80110v3, whole genome shotgun sequence contains the following coding sequences:
- the LOC108813385 gene encoding uncharacterized protein LOC108813385 — protein sequence MEQFVNFIIRPPRAEYDPEHDLLEKDFMMKGRWYHRKDLEVKNSRGDVLQCSHYMPVELPEGKPLPCVIYCHGNSGCRADGSEAAVVLLLSNITVFTLDFSGSGLSGGEHVTLGWNEKDDLKAVVEYLRQDGNISLIGLWGRSMGAVTSLMYGAEDPSIAGMILDSPFSDLVDLMMELVDTYKFPLPKFTVKFAIQFMRRAIQKKAKFDIMDLNTIKVAKSSFVPVLFGHALNDDFIRPHHSDRIYEAYVGDKNIVKFEGDHNSPRPQFFIDSINIFFHNVLQPPEVVGPTFYDPLDDYLAKGSWSGMYDTTIPQSSMQKSLASSSISDAINEVRTKRPMSRTDVPSNVTSNDSPSQTKEKENHDGCGSSSPPDMISFDMLNGDQDVEYHLEDIPSNAEEEERMLMRAVMESLKDLEVQSLENKEPPEKRVHGSNAFKTAQQSLLSSEVPTSTQANQSETDSASSPGDALLPSSSESNAPSETPASSSEKVNETGDISAVAKPTVTVERSSSSSKWDFNFFKNSK from the exons ATGGAGCAGTTTGTCAACTTCATCATTCGACCTCCAAG AGCTGAGTACGACCCTGAACATGATCTCTTGGAAAAGGACTTTATGATGAAAGGTAGATGGTATCATAGGAAAGATTTGGAG GTTAAAAACAGTAGAGGAGATGTTCTCCAGTGTAGTCATTACATGCCTGTTGAACTCCCTGAAGGAAAGCCTTTGCCCTGTGTTATATATTGCCATGGAAACAG TGGATGTAGAGCGGATGGTAGTGAAGCCGCTGTTGTGTTGCTTCTTTCAAACATCACAGTTTTCACCCTTGACTTTTCCGGATCTGGTCTCTCTGGCGGGGAACATGTCACCTTGGGCTGGAACGAA AAGGATGATCTGAAGGCTGTGGTTGAGTATTTGCGGCAGGATGGAAATATATCCCTGATTGGGTTATGGGGGCGTTCGATGGGTGCTGTTACTAG CTTGATGTATGGAGCTGAGGATCCTTCCATTGCAGGAATGATTCTAGACAGCCCCTTCTCCGATTTGGTTGATCTGATGATGGAACTTGTAGATACATATAAATTCCCTCTACCAAAGTTCACc GTGAAATTTGCAATACAGTTTATGCGTAGAGCTATTCAGAAAAAAGCCAAGTTTGATATAATGGATCTGAACACCATCAAG GTGGCAAAATCTAGTTTTGTTCCGGTTTTATTTGGACATGCCTTGAATGATGACTTTATCCGCCCTCATCATTCAGATCGTATATATGAAGCCTACGTA gGAGACAAAAATATAGTCAAGTTTGAGGGAGACCATAACTCTCCACGGCCTCAGTTCTTCATTGATtcgataaatatatttttccatAACGTCCTTCAACCTCCAGAGGTGGTGGGGCCAACATTTTATGACCCATTGGATGATTACTTGGCAAAG GGCAGTTGGAGTGGTATGTATGACACAACTATTCCACAATCCTCAATGCAGAAAA GTTTAGCCTCGAGTAGCATCTCTGACGCAATCAATGAAGTCCGAACAAAAAGACCAATGAGTCGCACAGAT GTTCCTTCGAATGTTACATCTAATGATTCTCCATCACAAACTAAG GAAAAAGAGAATCATGATGGGTGTGGCAGTTCATCTCCTCCTGATATGATAAGCTTTGATATGTTAAACGGCGATCAAGATGTAGAATATCACTTGGAGGACATCCCATCTAatgcagaggaagaagaaagg ATGCTTATGAGAGCGGTGATGGAATCATTGAAGGACTTGGAAGTTCAAAGTCTTGAGAATAAAGAACCTCCGGAGAAGAGAGTTCACGGAAGCAATGCTTTTAAGACTGCACAGCAATCCCTCCTTTCTAGTGAAGTACCAACTTCAACTCAAGCGAACCAATCAGAGACTGATTCTGCTTCCAGTCCCGGGGATGCATTATTACCATCTTCTTCCGAGTCCAATGCACCAAGTGAGACGCCGGCTTCTTCGAGCGAGAAGGTAAACGAGACCGGTGACATATCAGCGGTTGCAAAGCCCACTGTGACAGTTGAACGTAGTAGTAGCAGTAGTAAATGGGATTTCAACTTCTTCAAAAACAGCAAATAA